The genomic region GTGCCGGCCAAGTGGATAATGCGGGGACGACAGCGCATCCTAAAGCTCTTTTCGGCCAAGAAATACCACCTGCTGCTGGAGTGAAGCGGCCACGCTGCTGTGCCCAATGGGAAAGGTATGCCCGCGCCTCAATAGCTAGTAATTGAATACCTGACACTTACGGTTCGTTACGGTTTTTATTGTTGCAGGCTTCCAAAAAAGGAAGTTGCAAACCATAGGGGGAGCGAAAAACGGAAGAAGTGACGCAAAGAAGGGCTATGTCGAACCAAAAAAATGGCAAAATATCCACCAAGCAAACCTAAATACGCTAAGATTTAAAACCTAGCAATCGACCTGCGGATTTAAGGTATTAGAGAAAGACAAGATTTTTGGAGGCGCACTCGACGGTGCCGGGGATGAAAAAAACGGCTTTGTTGTGCGAGGTGGAAGAATGCATGAAATGCACTACACCTGCTATTGGGATCTGCTGTCTTACATACCGTCCTATGACGATCCAGCGGTATCGATAAGGGATGAATCCTTCGATTTTAACAAGCGGTTTGTTTCCAATGGCCAAGCAAGGCTTTTAAAGGATGGTAAAAAACTCGATGTTTCCTCCTATGGACTTAATATAAAGCAGCAAGTGGCGTTTCTTAAGCTCACTTTTGCGTCTGAAAAATCGTTGGGGAATAAAAAAATAGAAGATTGGTTTGATCAAGCATTTTTCGCAACAAACTTTTGGAATATATGGTCAACAATGTTTGCATTCCAGAAATGGAGCAGTGTTGCTGAAATGAGAAGGTACATGAGGCGTTTTATTCACCTTGTAGAAGGACTTCCTCGCCTAGGCGGTGTTATGCGAACCAAATACGACCAGTACCACTCTGTGGTGATTCCTATGAAGAAATATCTAGAAGAAAGAGGTGTGCAATTTCAAATGGAAACAGAAGTTGTGGACATTGACTTTGACCTGTCATCAGATAAAAAAACAGCTACCGTTTTACATTTGAAGGATAAAAATGAAATAGTACTCGGAGTAAACGATTACGTATTTATTACAAATGGCTCAATTACTGAAAGTACCGATAACGGAACCTGGGATAAACCAGCTAAACTAAAAGGAATAGGAGAATCAGGTTCTTGGCAGTTGTGGAAAAACATTGCGGTTAAGAGTCCGGGGTTTGGAAAACCGGGACCTTTCTGCGACAATATTGACCTTCAAAAATGGTATTCGTTTACGGCAACCTTAAAGGACAACACTTTCCATGATTATATGGAAAACTTTTCGGGTAATGTTGATGGAACGGGGGGACTGGTGACCTTGACGGATTCCAACTGGCTGATGTCTTTTGTGATTGCTCGTCAACCACATTTCCCAAACCAGCCTGATGATGTTAAGATATTCTGGGGCTATGGGCTCTACCCCGATAGAAAAGGGAACTATGTTGATAAAACAATGGCCGAATGTACAGGGAAAGAGATGTTAGAAGAGTTGTGGTACCATCTGAAGATTCAGGATCTAATGAAACCAATAATGGATGCAGGAAAAGTAAACTGTATTCCCGTAGCGATGCCGTTTGTGGATAGCCTGTTTATGCCTAGAGAAATTGGAGACCGCCCTGATGTAATACCCCAAGGTGCAACAAATTTTGCCTTTCTAGGTCAATTTGCCGAAGCACCAAAAGATTGTGTTTTTACAGTCGAGTATTCTGTAAGAACGGCTCAAATTGCGGTGTATGGATTGTTTGAAACAGATAAAGAGGTAATGCCTGTTTACGATTCTATTCACAAGCCGGCATCGCTTATCAAAGCTGCCCGGTCCATCAGAGGATAATATCAGAGATACCAACAGGATGGGTCGGCCATGATGAACCTACCCAAATCCAATGCGGGAATAAATAAGGGCTGCAAAAACTTGCAGCCCTCTTTTTACAATACATCTTTAACCGGAGAGTTACTCCAACTCCCAGTCGAATCCATCCTTTTTATCTTTTACCACAATACCCAGCTTCAGCAACTCGTCGCGAATCTTGTCCGATTGGGCAAAGTCCTTATTCTTCTTGGCATCCATACGGAAGTTGAGAAGCAACTCCACCAGCCCCGAGAGCCGTTCGGTAGAGGCACCATCCTCAAGTTGTCCCTTCAAACCCAAGATCTTTAGCATCCATAGGTCGAAAATACTCTGAAGCCGAATAATGTCAGCCGCTATAAGTTTCTCCTTGCCATCCAGCAAGTTATTGATGTTTCGAACCCAATCGAAAAGGATAGAGATAGCAATAGGACTATTTAGGTCGTCGCTCATCGCTTCGAGGCAACGCGCATGCAAATCCTCCACGATCAAGGTCGATTGGTCGGAAGCCTTAATCTTCTTAATCGAATCAAATGCTTTTTGCAACCGCTGAAGCCCTTTCTCCGCAGCTTGTAACGCCTCATTTGAGAAGTCCAGCGTGCTGCGATAGTGTGCCTGAAGGGTAAAGAAACGAATAGTCATAGGACTGTAGGCCTTCTCTAGGATTGGGTGACTACCGAGAAAAAGTTCCTCGAGGGTAATAAAATTCCCCAGCGACTTGCCCATCTTTTGCCCATTAATGGTGAGCATATTGTTGTGCATCCAATAGTGCACAGCTTCCTTCCCTTGCGAGGCGGTGCTTTGAGCAATTTCGCACTCGTGGTGAGGGAACATCAGATCCATTCCACCTCCGTGAATATCAAAAGTCTCGCCGAGGTATTTGGTGCTCATTGCCGAGCACTCAAGATGCCATCCCGGAAAGCCAACACTCCAAGGCGATGGCCAGCGCATGATATGCTCGGGCGAGGCCTCCTTCCATAACGCAAAGTCGAAGGGATTTTTCTTGTCGGTCTGACCGTCGAGCGCGCGTGTGTTGGCCATCATGTCGTCCAGTACACGCCCCGAAAGTTTTCCGTAGTTGTATTTTGCATTATATGCTTCCACATCAAAGTAGACCGAACCGTTCTTTGTGTAAGCAAAACCATTATCATGGATGCGCTTAATCATCTCAATCTGTTCGATGATATGTCCACTGGCGTGGGGCTCTATGCTTGGCGAAAGCACATTAAGCTCGTCCATAAACTGATGGTAGCGATTGGTGTAGTACTGCACAACCTCCATGGGCTCCAGCTGTTCTAGCCTTGCCTTCTTCTCAATTTTATCCTCCCCCTGATCGGCATCATTCTCAAGGTGTCCAACATCGGTAATGTTGCGTACATATCGCACTTTATATCCTATCTCCGTCAAGAAACGAAAAAGCAAATCGAATGTAATGGCTGGACGGGCATGTCCCAAGTGCGGATCACCATATACGGTTGGTCCGCAAACATACAATCCTACGTGAGCCGGATTTATTGGCTTAAACTCCTCTTTCCTCCTGGTAAGGGTGTTGTAGATACTAAACTTTGTAAATTCCATGAGGTAATTATTTTTCACAAAGTTAGCTCGATTTCTTTAAATTTTGGATAGGTGCTGCGCTATTTAGCCGCTAAGGCATTTGAGTTTTTCAATACCCTGCATAAATAACTATACGAAAGGGATCGCATATTCTGTAAACCTAATAATCACAGCAAATCCACAGAACCTTAATGACTCTTTTCCATTTCTTTAAAAACATAATTACTTTATGAACTGATTCACTTTCTATCCGTATAGGCTCATGTGCTAATTCTCGGTATTTTTTCTGAAATTAGTTAGCTACCTTTGTTCCACTGCAGAACAAGCCATAATATGTTCAAAAGATTTTCAATTGCTTTCATCATAGACATATTTGCCTTAGTTATTTCCCTCGTTATCGCGATAGAAATAAAGATGGCTCCACTATTTTATTACCTTTCAACCTACTTTTTTCAACTCTTCTTCTTCTTTTTATGTTGGCAGTTAATTGCAATAATTACCGGTAAATTTAATATAGGAAGACATAAAACGGTATTTAATGCGCTAACCGTTGTGTTAATTTCAAACGCATTAGCCCTTTTGCTTTTTGTCGTCATTAAGAATCTTCTCCCACCCCTAAGTTTTTCACGGATAGTTTTGTTTACCCTTTCCGGACTGGCCACCCTCGCGGAGTTAATTCTGTTTGGACTTGCCGAAATTGTATACCATAAAGAGGAGATTCCTGGAGTGGACGTCGACGTACAGGAAGAGTTTATTTCCAAGTATCGATTCGACCATGCCGCCATCCTGGATCGACTCAATGTCAAAGAGTTGGCTAAGCATCATCGAACAACTAAGATTTCTCATGAAATAGAGGAAGAAGTGGGTACCGCGGCTTGCAATTTTATTTCTCAATATGTAGATATAAAGGAGGGCACCACTGCGATTGTGAGCACAACCACCCGCTTTAACGTAGAACACCTTCCTGAAAAAAAATACGCTGGAATAGTTAACCTGAAAAAGACTAATGATATTCGCTATATAAATAAGTTCTTTGAGTCAGTAAATGCCAAACTTTGCCACGACGGAATGTTTGTTGGGTGTGTAGAGACAATGGAACTGCGGAAAATGAGGATACTAAAGAAATTTGTGTGGGGAGTTTCTCACGTTTACTTCTTTTTCGACTTCATTCTGAAGCGACTCTTTCCAAAATTCCCCATCACCAAGCAACTATACTTTTTTTTAACAAGGGGCCAAAACAGAGTGTTATCAAAGGCGGAAACCCTTGGTCGGTTGTACTCTTGCGGTTTTTATGTTATTAGCGAAGGCGAGATGGATGGATACTACTGGTTTGCTGTTGCCAAAAACAGTAAACCAGCCTTTGATTCGAATCCCACATACGGACCACTCATTCGTTTGAAGCGCATTGGAAAAGGGGGTAAAATTATTAAGGTATACAAGATGCGCACCATGCACCCATATGCCGAATACCTTCAAGAGTATATCTACGAAACCAACAAGCTCGACGAAGGTGGTAAATTTAAGAACGATTTCAGAGTTAGCGCACTTGGCAAGTTTATGAGGAAATACTGGATTGATGAGCTACCGATGATTATCAATTTACTTCGCGGCGATCTAAAGATAGTAGGTATACGACCTCTATCAAAGCATTATTATAGCCTATATACCAAGGAACTTCAGGAGAACAGAATTAAAACAAAACCGGGACTAGTACCCCCGTTTTACGCTGATTTGCCAAACTCGCTGGAAGAGATTATGGATTCGGAGAGCAGGTACCTCGCGGCTTATAACATAGCACCTTTTAAAACGGACGTTCGTTACTTCATTAAGGCATTTAAAAATATTGTATTCAAACGAGCACTGAGCAAATAATGGGGTTAATCATTGTGAAAAAAGCAATTCTCGCTACGGCAATTCTTGCAGCCATCTCGTTGTCGAATGGTGTAGCACAAGAGGTTCCTGTTTACCTCGGCAACAAAGAGGTTTATCTTTTTATAGAGGAACTTGCCTCCGTGGGAATGGTGGATGTTAATAGCGCAGTAAAGCCTTGGTCGCGCAAACAAATTGCTACCTTTCTTGTAACCGCCCAAGAGCAACGAAATGACCTTACCACCCGTCAGCAAAAGATGCTCGATCTCTACCTTAAAGATTTCGGGAAAGAACTCCATTCCGACAAAAACTTCGACCGACGCTTTGATGCATTCTACTACAAGGATACCCTATTTGCAATCACCATTAACCCTGTGATGGGCGCACAATTTTTCCGCAACAGTAACGGAAATATATATCACCGCTGGGTAGGTGCCGAAACCTATGGATATATTGGTAACGGATGGGGGTTTTATAGTAGCCTGCGCGATAACCACGAAAGCGAGCGCATTTCGGAAGATAGCTACCTGACTCAGCGCATGGGGGCCAACTATAAAGCTACCGGAAAGGGTGGCGATTACAGCGAGATGCGTGGTGGCATTACCTACTCGTGGAAGTGGGGCTCTGTGATGGTAGGAAAAGATCACTACTCACTAGGAACAGCCTATAATGGAACCAACATTCTATCGGGAAGAACACCTTCCTTCCCAATTCTAAAGCTTCGGATTAAACCAGTAAAGTGGGCCGAGCTCAACTATATGCACGGCTGGTTAGTTTCAGAGATAATCGATTCAACAAAAACAACGGTTTATCCAGGAGGAAAGAGGGAGGTATTCCACCCCAAGTATATTTCCGCAAATATGATTACTATTACCCCTTTCAAGAGGCTTAGTTTTTCTTTTGGTAATTCGATTATTTACAGCGACCAGGCACCTAGCCCGGCATATCTTGCGCCCCTATTCTTCTATAAATCGGTGGACCACACCCTCAATGGAACAAAATCCAATGACATTGGGCAGAACTCACAAATGTTCATGGATATCTCTTCGCATCAAATAAAACACCTTCATCTCTATGCAACCCTTTTCATTGATGAGATTTCGCTAGAGCGGATGCGCGACCCAAACCGCCAGAGCAACTATATCTCCTTTAAATCAGGAGGCAGATTATCCGGTTGGCCCATTAAAAATGTTACCATTACTGCTGAATACATGCGCACCAACCCTCAAGTATTTAAGCACTACGAACCCACAACCACCTTCGAAAGCAACAAATACAACCTCGGCAACTACCTTACCGATAATGCCGACGAAATATTTACATCTGTCGAAATCAGACCATACCGGGGACTTAAACTTTGGGGTAGTTATACCAAGAGTAGAAAAGGTCCCGACACCTCCGATGATGCCGATAGGATAGGCATTCCATTTATGAAAACAGTGGTTTGGAAAAAGGAAGAGATAACCCTTGGCGCAATGTATCAGGTTTATGTCGACTCCTATATCTTTGTTGAATTGTGCAAATCATCCATCACAGACATCTCCGGAATTTATACCCCAACCTATTTTAAGGGCGATCAGAACACAATCTCCTTTGGAATGAATTATGGATTTTAAATGTCGTGGATCTGGCTCAAGCGTTTATTAGACTATACATTAGGACTCCTTTTGGTCCTCCTTTTTTTACCGTTAATATTAGCCATTTGGCTGATATTAAAGCTACTTTTTCGATGTAATCCAATATACAAGCAGGAGCGAATAGGCCAGAACGGGAAGCACTTTAACATCATAAAATTTCGCACCATCGATCCGCATACCCAATTGCCAACCCATAGGCTTTCGCCATTCCTACGAAAAACCAACCTCGATGAACTCCCTCAACTCTTTCAGGTTTTGGCAGGAAAACTCTCGTTAGTTGGACCTCGGCCGCACTTAGCTGAGCACGTGGCCATGTATGAGGAATGGCAGAAGGAGCGACTTATGGCTAAGCCAGGGATTACCGGGCTTCGGCAAATATCCACCACCAAAAAATTGCGATTTAACGAGCATCTTGAGTTGGACGTGGAGTATATAAAAAGATGGAGCCTAGTTCTCGACCTCGTAATTATTGTAAAGACGGCAGGACTCCAACTTAAAAAGTTCTGGATTGCTTTAGAGAACAAATCCTAGAATTACAACTTCTTCCAAAGGATCTTTTTCCCGTTTCCCAGCTTAATATCGGTCATTTTTACAAAGGTAAGATCGATAAGCCAAAGAGTCGATGTGCTAATAACCGCAGTGGGGAACTTTGTAAGGTAGGCTTTTCGAGCCTTTTGAAATAATTCCCCTGTGGGCTCAATCAGAATACCCTGATATTGAACCCCCCTTACCTGATCGTAACTTCTAGCCTCGTTGTGTATGGTTCCTGCCACAAAAATATTGTGAGAGGCATCGCGAATGTGCCGAGTATCTTTATCGGAGAGTACTACAAAACTGTTTTCTTCGTCCAAAAAGGAGAAAAAGCAAGAAGTACAGTAAGGCTCCTCTTCAAAGGAGGTGGCCAGGGTTAATACGTAATGCTCATGGATAAATTCAACTACCCTAGGATCGAGAACGGCCATTGGTTTGTTTCGTTTCTAAAACTATTTAACCGAAAACCCTAGCTCTTTCCAAGCGAGGGCTGCAGCTCCAAGCACTGCTGCATTGGAACCATGAATTCCTGATGGTAAAACTTTTACCTTATTTCTAAATATTGGCAATAGGTTCAACTCCATATGATGCTTTACGGGTGCAAGAATAAGTTCCCCTGCCTTAGCAAGACCACCAAAGAGGATTATAGCTTCAGGGCTAAAGATGTGAACAACATCGGCCAGCTTACTACCCAAAATTTGTCCTGTATACTCAAACGCCTGAATAGCAACTTCATCACCGGCCTCAGCAGCCTTTGAAATCATATCAGCCGAAAGCAAGTCGAAACTAACAGATCGCAACGAGCTGGGTTTTAAACTATCCGCCAACTGCTTGTATACTGTGCGCTTAATGCCCGTAGCCGAAGCATACGTTTCCAGGCATCCATGCCTACCGCAACCACATTCCCGGCCATCGTGGCTAACAATAACATGCCCAAACTCGCCGGCAAACCCATCGTGACCGTATATAAGGTTTCCATTAACGACAAACCCACTTCCAAGGCCAGTGCCTAAGGTTATCACCAAAAAGTCACGCATTCCCTTAGCCGCTCCATACATCATTTCGCCGATTGCTGCTGCTTTGGCATCGTTAGTAACCCAAACCGGTAGATCGAACTGGGCTTTGAACTCCTTTGCAACCTCAACCTTTCCCTTCCATGGAAGGTTAGGTGCAAGATCCAGCGATCCAGTATAAAAATTTCCATTGGGAGCACCCACTCCTATCCCTAGAATTTGGTGGGAAAAATCGAGAGTTCCTATGTGCTTGTCAATAGCGAAGCGCAACTCTGCAACAAACTCGGTGAACGATTTGAAATCCTGGGTCCGTATTCTACCCTCAAAGTAGCACTTACCCTCGAGATCCACCGCCCCAAATACCGTATTAGTTCCTCCTATGTCAATTCCTAAAGTAATTTCCTTCATAGCTAATCGTTTACTACAAACGTGCGAAAATACCGATAAACCTTGAGTTTGAAAAAAAACTGGGAAAGTAATTATCCAAAATCAACTAATAAAAACTTCTGAGACTTATCGGTTGCCTAGGCTATGGTGTAATACACACCTATA from Williamwhitmania taraxaci harbors:
- a CDS encoding pyridoxamine 5'-phosphate oxidase family protein, which produces MAVLDPRVVEFIHEHYVLTLATSFEEEPYCTSCFFSFLDEENSFVVLSDKDTRHIRDASHNIFVAGTIHNEARSYDQVRGVQYQGILIEPTGELFQKARKAYLTKFPTAVISTSTLWLIDLTFVKMTDIKLGNGKKILWKKL
- a CDS encoding ROK family protein, coding for MKEITLGIDIGGTNTVFGAVDLEGKCYFEGRIRTQDFKSFTEFVAELRFAIDKHIGTLDFSHQILGIGVGAPNGNFYTGSLDLAPNLPWKGKVEVAKEFKAQFDLPVWVTNDAKAAAIGEMMYGAAKGMRDFLVITLGTGLGSGFVVNGNLIYGHDGFAGEFGHVIVSHDGRECGCGRHGCLETYASATGIKRTVYKQLADSLKPSSLRSVSFDLLSADMISKAAEAGDEVAIQAFEYTGQILGSKLADVVHIFSPEAIILFGGLAKAGELILAPVKHHMELNLLPIFRNKVKVLPSGIHGSNAAVLGAAALAWKELGFSVK
- a CDS encoding sugar transferase produces the protein MAPLFYYLSTYFFQLFFFFLCWQLIAIITGKFNIGRHKTVFNALTVVLISNALALLLFVVIKNLLPPLSFSRIVLFTLSGLATLAELILFGLAEIVYHKEEIPGVDVDVQEEFISKYRFDHAAILDRLNVKELAKHHRTTKISHEIEEEVGTAACNFISQYVDIKEGTTAIVSTTTRFNVEHLPEKKYAGIVNLKKTNDIRYINKFFESVNAKLCHDGMFVGCVETMELRKMRILKKFVWGVSHVYFFFDFILKRLFPKFPITKQLYFFLTRGQNRVLSKAETLGRLYSCGFYVISEGEMDGYYWFAVAKNSKPAFDSNPTYGPLIRLKRIGKGGKIIKVYKMRTMHPYAEYLQEYIYETNKLDEGGKFKNDFRVSALGKFMRKYWIDELPMIINLLRGDLKIVGIRPLSKHYYSLYTKELQENRIKTKPGLVPPFYADLPNSLEEIMDSESRYLAAYNIAPFKTDVRYFIKAFKNIVFKRALSK
- the cysS gene encoding cysteine--tRNA ligase, with translation MEFTKFSIYNTLTRRKEEFKPINPAHVGLYVCGPTVYGDPHLGHARPAITFDLLFRFLTEIGYKVRYVRNITDVGHLENDADQGEDKIEKKARLEQLEPMEVVQYYTNRYHQFMDELNVLSPSIEPHASGHIIEQIEMIKRIHDNGFAYTKNGSVYFDVEAYNAKYNYGKLSGRVLDDMMANTRALDGQTDKKNPFDFALWKEASPEHIMRWPSPWSVGFPGWHLECSAMSTKYLGETFDIHGGGMDLMFPHHECEIAQSTASQGKEAVHYWMHNNMLTINGQKMGKSLGNFITLEELFLGSHPILEKAYSPMTIRFFTLQAHYRSTLDFSNEALQAAEKGLQRLQKAFDSIKKIKASDQSTLIVEDLHARCLEAMSDDLNSPIAISILFDWVRNINNLLDGKEKLIAADIIRLQSIFDLWMLKILGLKGQLEDGASTERLSGLVELLLNFRMDAKKNKDFAQSDKIRDELLKLGIVVKDKKDGFDWELE
- a CDS encoding sugar transferase: MSWIWLKRLLDYTLGLLLVLLFLPLILAIWLILKLLFRCNPIYKQERIGQNGKHFNIIKFRTIDPHTQLPTHRLSPFLRKTNLDELPQLFQVLAGKLSLVGPRPHLAEHVAMYEEWQKERLMAKPGITGLRQISTTKKLRFNEHLELDVEYIKRWSLVLDLVIIVKTAGLQLKKFWIALENKS